The bacterium genomic sequence GGGACGCCCTGGCCGTTGGCGTACATGAGGCCCAGGTTGAACTGGGCGATGGCATTGCCCTGCTTGGCGGCGAGGCGGTACCACCGCACAGCCTCGGCGTAGTCCTGGGGCACGCCCTGGCCTTTCTCGTACATGAGGCCCAGGTTGGACTGGGCGCGGGCATCGCCCTGCTTGGCGGCGAGGCGGTACCACCGCACAGCCTCGGCGTAGTCCTGGGGGACGCCCTGGCCTTTGGCGTACATGACGCCCAGGCTGAACTGGGCGATGGCATTGCCCTGTTGAGCCAAAGGCCGCCACTCGCGCAGGGCGGTGGCATAGTCCTTGCGCTTGTAGGCAGCCACGCCCTCGTCGAACCCAGCCCAGGCGGGGGAGGCGAGGAGAACGAAGGTCAGGGCCAGCAGGAGCCGTTTCATGGAGGTGTCCTCTTCCGAGGGAGCCGCCAACGATCCAATTGGTGAACTGGAATTATACTTTAACTTACTACTTTCCTCACGCGAGTATGTCCCAATCTTAGT encodes the following:
- a CDS encoding tetratricopeptide repeat protein — translated: MKRLLLALTFVLLASPAWAGFDEGVAAYKRKDYATALREWRPLAQQGNAIAQFSLGVMYAKGQGVPQDYAEAVRWYRLAAKQGDARAQSNLGLMYEKGQGVPQDYAEAVRWYRLAAKQGNAIAQFNLGLMYANGQGVP